A window of Acidimicrobiia bacterium contains these coding sequences:
- the extP gene encoding selenite/tellurite reduction operon b-type cytochrome ExtP: MTSNGNGRKTIGSRIGGIGAKLRGSEFWESVFRPGSPFRKGYSDSPRNRSYVIMNNVLYHLHPVKVKRHGVRLSYTLCLGGLSFFLFILLTITGIFLMFYYTPAVPDAYVDTAALSTNVAFGQLVRNLHRWGAHLMVITVFLHMTRVFYHGAYKPPREFNWVVGVVLLFLTLLLSFTGYLLPWDQLALWAVTVGSNMAGYTPVFGDQVSFVLLGGIQVGASTLLRFYVLHVLALPFLIVIFMAVHFWRVRKDGGVSGPL, from the coding sequence ATGACCTCGAACGGCAACGGACGCAAGACCATCGGCTCCCGCATCGGCGGGATCGGAGCGAAGCTCCGCGGGTCCGAGTTCTGGGAGTCGGTCTTCCGGCCCGGATCTCCCTTCCGCAAGGGCTACAGCGACAGCCCCCGCAACCGGTCGTACGTGATCATGAACAACGTGCTGTATCACCTCCATCCGGTGAAGGTGAAGCGGCACGGGGTTCGTCTCTCGTACACCCTTTGTCTCGGCGGGTTGTCGTTCTTCCTCTTCATCCTGCTGACGATCACCGGCATCTTCTTGATGTTCTATTACACCCCGGCGGTGCCCGACGCGTACGTGGACACCGCCGCCCTCTCGACCAACGTCGCATTCGGGCAGCTGGTGCGGAACCTCCACCGATGGGGCGCTCACCTGATGGTGATCACCGTCTTCCTCCACATGACCCGGGTGTTCTATCACGGGGCGTACAAGCCGCCGCGAGAGTTCAACTGGGTGGTCGGGGTCGTTCTCCTCTTCCTCACCTTGCTCCTCTCGTTCACCGGGTACCTGCTGCCCTGGGATCAGCTGGCGCTGTGGGCGGTGACCGTCGGATCGAACATGGCCGGCTACACCCCGGTCTTCGGCGACCAGGTTTCGTTCGTTCTGCTGGGTGGCATCCAGGTGGGTGCCTCCACCCTGCTCCGGTTCTACGTGCTGCATGTCCTCGCCCTGCCGTTCTTGATCGTCATCTTCATGGCGGTCCACTTCTGGCGGGTGCGCAAGGACGGCGGCGTCTCGGGTCCCCTCTGA
- a CDS encoding low specificity L-threonine aldolase, which yields MIDLFSDTHTLPSAGMRQAMAAAEVGDEQLGEDPTTRRLEGRVAALLGKEAALFLPTGSMCNKVAISALTRAGDAVVCDHRAHVYRFEGGGPAILSAVVFEPIITERGHFTPDQLAAVLNKGSVYQPRTSLVSLEQTHNFGGGTVWPIDTYEAVCAAARDFGAAVYTDGARVLNAVAATGIPAAKWAAPVDAIWIDFSKGLGAPGGAAIAGSGEFISAANRFKYLYGGAMRQSGILAAGALYGLEHNIEELASDQRNAQRLAEALIELGLTVEEPESNMVFFRPPAGTDINIFVASMGKAGVRAAPVAGRIRLVTHLGVSAKDVEEAIRAIAGLV from the coding sequence GTGATCGACCTCTTCTCCGATACCCACACTCTTCCCTCGGCCGGGATGCGTCAGGCGATGGCGGCAGCCGAGGTGGGTGACGAGCAGCTCGGGGAGGACCCCACCACCCGGCGGCTCGAGGGACGGGTGGCCGCCCTGCTCGGCAAGGAGGCTGCGCTCTTTCTCCCCACCGGGTCGATGTGCAACAAGGTGGCGATCTCGGCGCTGACTCGCGCCGGCGACGCCGTCGTGTGCGATCACCGGGCCCACGTCTACCGCTTCGAAGGGGGTGGACCGGCGATTCTTTCGGCGGTGGTGTTCGAACCGATCATCACCGAACGGGGCCACTTCACCCCGGACCAACTGGCGGCCGTTCTCAACAAAGGAAGCGTGTATCAACCGCGGACCTCGCTGGTCTCACTAGAGCAGACTCACAACTTCGGCGGCGGCACGGTGTGGCCCATCGACACATACGAGGCGGTCTGCGCCGCCGCCCGCGACTTCGGCGCGGCGGTCTACACCGATGGTGCCCGAGTCCTCAACGCGGTGGCCGCAACCGGGATCCCGGCCGCCAAGTGGGCAGCGCCAGTGGACGCCATATGGATCGACTTCTCAAAGGGCCTGGGGGCGCCTGGGGGCGCCGCCATCGCCGGGTCGGGCGAGTTCATATCCGCGGCCAATCGCTTCAAGTACCTGTATGGGGGGGCGATGAGGCAATCGGGCATCCTTGCCGCCGGGGCGCTCTACGGGCTCGAGCACAACATCGAGGAACTCGCCAGCGACCAGAGGAACGCCCAACGACTGGCCGAGGCGCTCATCGAACTCGGCCTCACCGTCGAGGAACCGGAATCGAACATGGTGTTCTTTCGGCCACCCGCCGGCACCGACATCAACATCTTCGTCGCCTCGATGGGAAAAGCCGGAGTCCGCGCCGCCCCGGTAGCCGGCCGCATCCGCCTGGTGACGCATCTCGGCGTCAGCGCGAAGGACGTGGAAGAGGCGATAAGGGCAATTGCGGGCCTGGTCTAA
- a CDS encoding cytochrome c: MNVDDLVRLAAEALKMPESMVRQSAEARSKATGRTVEELLGEWAGVDPASEAPTRVETPAAAPTPSAGAPAPAAAPAPAAVAAAPPVDAADLLTKAAAAQGLPEAMTKRSAAARAKEEGKTTEEILAEWAGVEVAAGAAAPTPPAAEATLVAAAAPAASEGEAPPAAAPAAPAVDAADLLAKAAAAQGLPEAMTKRSAAARAKAEGKTPEQVLAEWAGVEAPAAGAAPAPPAVPAAAASAPAAAEAPAAEIEVIAEESEAAVVETDRRPERELVTPSGAFPRWLAALFVAVPMFAITYASFLPNGPNCGDAGSLEVDPVTGIAVNCDGSEFGQDEVDFFAIGAEVYGALCGACHGPAGDGGVGPSFIDGNLLETFPEGSCATHIEWVTLGSDGWPDPTYGANNKPVGGLGVVMPAFGTQLSEQELHSVVLYERVQFGGLPLEGTVADCGLEEGSAG; this comes from the coding sequence ATGAACGTCGACGATCTCGTCAGACTGGCCGCTGAGGCCCTGAAGATGCCCGAGAGCATGGTGCGCCAGTCCGCCGAGGCTCGCTCGAAGGCAACCGGCCGCACCGTCGAGGAGCTTCTCGGCGAATGGGCCGGAGTCGATCCCGCCTCCGAGGCGCCAACGAGGGTCGAAACACCGGCTGCGGCCCCTACTCCTTCGGCCGGTGCGCCTGCTCCCGCGGCTGCGCCCGCGCCCGCCGCCGTGGCTGCCGCGCCGCCGGTCGATGCCGCCGACCTGCTGACGAAAGCGGCCGCTGCCCAGGGTCTGCCCGAGGCCATGACCAAGCGCTCCGCCGCCGCTCGCGCCAAGGAGGAAGGCAAGACCACCGAAGAGATTCTCGCTGAGTGGGCCGGGGTCGAGGTGGCGGCCGGCGCGGCAGCCCCGACGCCTCCGGCGGCTGAAGCCACCCTGGTGGCGGCTGCCGCCCCCGCCGCGTCCGAGGGGGAAGCCCCTCCGGCGGCAGCGCCTGCCGCGCCGGCGGTCGATGCGGCCGATCTGCTGGCGAAAGCGGCCGCGGCCCAGGGTCTGCCCGAGGCGATGACCAAGCGGTCGGCCGCGGCTCGCGCCAAGGCGGAAGGCAAGACCCCCGAGCAGGTTCTTGCCGAGTGGGCCGGAGTCGAAGCGCCGGCCGCCGGTGCGGCCCCGGCGCCACCCGCCGTCCCCGCGGCGGCGGCCTCGGCCCCTGCAGCCGCCGAGGCTCCGGCGGCCGAGATCGAGGTCATCGCCGAGGAATCCGAGGCCGCCGTCGTCGAGACCGACCGGAGGCCGGAGCGGGAGTTGGTGACTCCTTCGGGTGCCTTCCCCCGTTGGCTCGCCGCACTGTTTGTGGCGGTCCCGATGTTTGCCATCACCTATGCGTCATTCCTACCGAACGGCCCCAATTGCGGCGACGCCGGCAGCCTGGAGGTCGACCCGGTGACCGGGATCGCCGTCAACTGCGACGGATCGGAGTTCGGCCAGGACGAGGTCGACTTCTTCGCGATCGGTGCCGAGGTGTACGGAGCCCTGTGTGGGGCGTGTCACGGTCCCGCTGGCGACGGCGGTGTCGGCCCCTCGTTCATCGACGGGAATCTGCTCGAGACCTTCCCGGAGGGGAGCTGCGCGACCCACATCGAATGGGTGACGCTGGGCTCTGACGGGTGGCCCGACCCGACCTACGGGGCCAACAACAAGCCGGTCGGTGGGTTGGGCGTGGTCATGCCGGCGTTTGGCACCCAGCTGTCAGAACAGGAGCTCCATTCGGTGGTGCTCTACGAGCGGGTCCAGTTCGGCGGTCTGCCGCTGGAGGGCACCGTCGCCGATTGTGGGCTGGAGGAGGGGTCGGCCGGGTAG
- a CDS encoding NADH-quinone oxidoreductase subunit A, with protein MTLSAYLPIALMFILVVGFAGVSMVLSRAIAPHNPTPAKLDPYECGIVPLQEPVQRFPVKFYVVAMLFVIFDIEIVFLFAWAARFVDLGWYGIAAVGIFTLLLVETLVYVWKRGALDWNVPHRARYRRVVAVDAAREAA; from the coding sequence ATGACGCTGAGCGCCTACCTCCCGATCGCATTGATGTTCATCCTGGTGGTGGGGTTTGCCGGTGTGTCGATGGTGTTGAGCCGGGCAATCGCCCCTCACAACCCGACGCCGGCCAAACTCGATCCATACGAGTGCGGCATCGTTCCGTTGCAGGAGCCCGTGCAACGGTTCCCGGTGAAGTTCTACGTCGTGGCGATGCTGTTCGTGATCTTCGACATCGAGATCGTTTTCCTCTTCGCGTGGGCAGCCCGCTTCGTCGACCTCGGGTGGTACGGGATCGCCGCCGTGGGAATCTTCACCCTTCTGCTGGTCGAGACGCTGGTCTACGTGTGGAAGCGGGGCGCCCTCGATTGGAACGTCCCGCATCGGGCGCGCTACCGGCGTGTGGTGGCCGTCGACGCCGCGAGGGAGGCGGCCTAG
- a CDS encoding geranylgeranyl reductase family protein has product MLSPEILVVGGGPAGTAAAYWLARAGHEVLVVEKKEYPREKTCGDGLTPRSIRQLIDMGFDFEVTEFHRVNGLRAYSSELMIEMPWPEHPTLPAWGGVIRRSDLDMQLAALTEKQGVVVRQNTTATPIVEAGRIAGVDLATNGDVDRVEPRFVVVADGSLSRFGRALGAVRDKGRPYGLAARAYYSSPMADDGFMESQLDLRDAEGTTIPGYGWVFPMGDGSVNIGVGVLSTFHRWKSVNTSNLMDAMVASAPEHWGLTGDSKLTDPRGGKLPMSFSVGPLVGSNWLLVGDAAGAINPFNGEGIAYAYETGRMAAGHLGRAIEQRDGSLIWGYRDQVVDEYDLYYRVARAFVRLIGQPGAMRILTRTGLRNRTLMEWVLRVMANILRPDERHLAETAYGMIERIVRVGPDPW; this is encoded by the coding sequence ATGTTGTCTCCTGAAATCCTCGTCGTCGGCGGTGGTCCTGCAGGGACCGCGGCGGCGTATTGGCTGGCTCGGGCGGGACACGAGGTGCTGGTGGTCGAGAAGAAGGAGTATCCCCGGGAGAAGACCTGCGGGGATGGGCTGACCCCGCGGTCGATCCGACAGCTGATCGACATGGGCTTCGACTTCGAAGTCACCGAATTTCACCGGGTCAACGGACTGCGGGCGTACTCCTCGGAGCTGATGATCGAGATGCCTTGGCCCGAGCACCCCACTCTCCCGGCGTGGGGTGGAGTCATCCGGCGCTCCGATCTCGACATGCAGCTGGCCGCCCTCACCGAGAAGCAGGGCGTCGTGGTTCGCCAGAACACCACCGCCACCCCGATCGTCGAGGCGGGCCGCATCGCCGGGGTCGACCTTGCCACCAACGGCGATGTCGATCGGGTCGAACCCCGCTTCGTCGTCGTCGCCGACGGCTCGCTTTCCCGCTTCGGCCGGGCACTCGGAGCGGTGCGTGACAAGGGTCGGCCCTATGGCCTGGCGGCGCGGGCGTATTACTCGAGCCCGATGGCCGACGACGGCTTCATGGAGAGCCAGTTGGACCTACGCGATGCGGAGGGCACCACGATCCCCGGCTACGGCTGGGTGTTCCCGATGGGCGACGGTTCGGTCAACATCGGGGTGGGGGTGCTTTCGACATTCCATCGGTGGAAGTCGGTCAATACCTCCAACCTCATGGATGCGATGGTCGCCTCCGCCCCTGAGCATTGGGGACTGACCGGCGACTCGAAACTCACCGACCCCCGCGGAGGCAAGCTCCCGATGTCTTTCTCGGTGGGCCCCCTTGTGGGCAGCAACTGGTTGCTTGTCGGCGACGCTGCCGGCGCGATCAACCCCTTCAACGGCGAGGGGATCGCTTACGCCTACGAGACGGGACGAATGGCGGCCGGTCACCTCGGTCGCGCCATCGAGCAGCGAGACGGCTCGTTGATCTGGGGCTACCGCGATCAAGTGGTCGACGAGTACGACCTCTACTACCGGGTCGCCCGGGCGTTCGTCAGGTTGATCGGCCAACCGGGGGCGATGCGCATCCTCACCCGCACCGGTCTGCGGAATCGGACGCTGATGGAGTGGGTGCTCCGGGTGATGGCCAACATCCTCCGCCCCGACGAACGCCACCTCGCCGAGACGGCGTACGGGATGATTGAGCGGATCGTGCGGGTGGGGCCGGATCCCTGGTAG
- a CDS encoding NADH-quinone oxidoreductase subunit C, with amino-acid sequence MYEDLASRFESAGFGDSKGQVIVRVPSADLVGFVDAAKDVGFRMFIDLCAVDYLHRDPRFEVVINLLSIDPPARVRILVGVPAGESVPSITGVFPGADFYEREAFDLFGVQFEGHPDLTRILLPDDWEGHPLRKDVPVGSVPVQFKGTHRVS; translated from the coding sequence ATGTACGAGGACCTGGCGTCGCGATTCGAGTCGGCCGGGTTCGGCGACTCGAAGGGGCAGGTGATCGTCCGGGTGCCGTCGGCCGATCTGGTCGGCTTCGTCGACGCCGCCAAGGACGTCGGGTTCCGGATGTTCATCGACCTATGCGCGGTGGACTACCTACATCGCGACCCTCGATTCGAGGTGGTCATCAACCTGCTGTCGATTGATCCGCCGGCACGGGTTCGCATCCTGGTCGGGGTGCCCGCCGGCGAATCCGTGCCGTCGATCACCGGCGTCTTCCCGGGGGCCGACTTCTACGAGCGGGAGGCGTTCGACCTGTTCGGAGTCCAGTTCGAGGGGCACCCCGACTTGACCCGGATCCTCCTGCCCGACGACTGGGAGGGGCATCCCCTTCGCAAGGACGTGCCGGTGGGGTCCGTGCCCGTGCAGTTCAAGGGGACGCACCGGGTCTCATGA
- a CDS encoding 4Fe-4S binding protein: MARSEVWLETPPFRDDYQLTLVEGDYLAAAVKPKQFLHIDQSECILCEGCVDICPWKCIHYLSMDAIAEATNVSDPRADATNFGIFVVDEDECTRCALCVDRCPTGVISLGKYEGSVAALTGEMGITAPWEIDSGQRDSKNGYAYGMRF, encoded by the coding sequence ATGGCCCGTTCGGAAGTCTGGCTCGAAACCCCGCCGTTTCGCGACGACTATCAGCTGACCCTGGTCGAGGGCGACTACCTGGCCGCAGCCGTCAAGCCGAAGCAGTTCCTCCACATCGACCAGTCGGAATGCATCCTCTGCGAGGGATGCGTGGACATCTGCCCGTGGAAGTGCATCCACTACCTGTCGATGGACGCCATCGCCGAGGCGACCAACGTGTCGGATCCGCGGGCGGACGCCACCAATTTCGGCATCTTCGTGGTCGACGAGGACGAGTGCACCCGGTGCGCCCTGTGCGTCGACCGATGCCCCACCGGCGTCATTTCTCTGGGCAAGTACGAGGGCTCAGTCGCCGCGCTGACCGGCGAGATGGGGATCACCGCGCCATGGGAGATCGACTCGGGCCAGCGGGACTCCAAGAATGGTTACGCGTATGGAATGCGGTTCTGA
- a CDS encoding cbb3-type cytochrome c oxidase subunit I yields the protein MTSADTMSEREPADTASRPALQPGTGFVVRTAGLAATAFLLLGLLLYTVAAVLLRWPTLLSDAGLDAGSLSYGRLAPAGLNALLFGWLTLGLAAVALHVVPRLVGAKLFFPLAAFGVIGLMTAGVAAGVGAILLGDGVGGRYLEMPWFADGALVAAYFGLAVIVTATARRGDRDRLPLAGWFLVSAPWMLFLSYAVGAVPGLGGVPGEIQGAFTGAAVTGLWVALAAVGAGYYLIGRLVPGAELHPRLGRIAYWSLTLSWAWTTGRAFQYGPVGDWVGTLPVIFGAGVLVAAITVVTDWSLALRRRWVSMAGSPPLQFLAAGAFFFVLGPFIGFLGSLRSVSAVVQFTEWESAYEQAMLLGAFTLWTMGALAHVIPAESGRSWRPGLGRAVVWIAAGGIGISVASRLVGGLQQGYAWLAGVQSGEFENFGDGFVNSSTTGADLAQALGLDLLTLGALIFAAITLRFVLSRGEAEVSPGAPMIIGRLAVVVRGAVLLFLVAGLGAFVLPAVDADRPPTQLADSSRLYPERSIADQGRRLYITEGCWYCHTQQVRAVVTDVGLGRVSEAGDYAHDPTGTLGFRRLGPDLGHTQERETAGSASYVLNHLIDPRATRPWSVMPSYSYLTQDELTALAAYVAGLK from the coding sequence GTGACCTCGGCAGACACGATGTCAGAGCGGGAGCCCGCCGACACCGCATCCCGGCCCGCTCTCCAGCCCGGTACGGGTTTCGTCGTTCGCACGGCCGGGTTGGCCGCCACGGCGTTTCTTCTGCTCGGCCTCCTGCTCTACACCGTCGCTGCAGTGTTGCTCCGCTGGCCGACATTGCTCTCCGACGCCGGTCTCGACGCGGGATCCCTTTCGTACGGAAGGCTCGCCCCCGCCGGGCTGAATGCGCTGCTGTTCGGGTGGCTGACGCTGGGGCTGGCGGCGGTTGCCCTCCACGTGGTGCCCCGACTGGTGGGCGCCAAATTGTTCTTCCCGCTCGCCGCGTTCGGGGTCATCGGCCTGATGACGGCCGGAGTTGCGGCCGGGGTCGGTGCCATCCTTCTCGGGGACGGAGTCGGTGGGCGCTATCTCGAGATGCCGTGGTTCGCCGACGGAGCGCTGGTGGCGGCCTACTTCGGACTCGCCGTCATCGTCACAGCGACTGCTCGCCGGGGAGATCGTGACCGGCTGCCGCTTGCGGGGTGGTTCCTCGTTTCGGCTCCATGGATGCTCTTCCTGTCCTACGCGGTCGGCGCGGTGCCCGGTCTCGGCGGTGTACCCGGTGAGATTCAGGGAGCCTTTACCGGCGCCGCAGTCACCGGTCTCTGGGTGGCGCTGGCGGCGGTGGGAGCGGGCTACTACCTGATCGGGCGGCTTGTGCCGGGAGCCGAACTCCACCCGCGGCTGGGCCGCATCGCCTACTGGTCGTTGACCCTGTCGTGGGCATGGACCACAGGCCGCGCCTTTCAATACGGGCCGGTGGGTGATTGGGTAGGGACACTGCCGGTGATCTTTGGCGCAGGTGTACTCGTTGCCGCGATCACCGTGGTGACCGACTGGTCGCTGGCGTTGAGGCGGCGCTGGGTATCGATGGCAGGGTCACCGCCACTGCAGTTCCTGGCCGCCGGAGCCTTCTTCTTCGTCCTCGGCCCGTTCATCGGGTTTCTCGGAAGCCTGCGTTCGGTATCGGCGGTCGTGCAGTTCACCGAGTGGGAGTCGGCTTACGAGCAGGCGATGCTTCTCGGTGCATTCACGCTGTGGACCATGGGCGCCCTCGCCCATGTGATACCGGCGGAGTCGGGACGCTCGTGGCGACCAGGGTTGGGTCGGGCCGTGGTGTGGATCGCTGCTGGCGGCATCGGAATCTCGGTCGCCAGCCGTTTGGTCGGCGGGCTGCAACAGGGTTACGCGTGGCTCGCCGGGGTGCAGTCGGGCGAGTTCGAGAACTTCGGCGATGGTTTCGTCAACTCGTCGACCACCGGGGCGGATCTTGCTCAGGCGCTCGGTCTCGATCTGTTGACACTTGGCGCGCTCATCTTCGCCGCCATCACCCTCCGATTCGTCCTTTCCCGGGGCGAGGCGGAGGTCTCCCCGGGAGCTCCGATGATCATCGGGCGGCTGGCGGTCGTGGTGCGGGGCGCGGTACTGCTCTTCCTCGTGGCCGGGCTTGGAGCTTTCGTCCTGCCCGCGGTCGACGCCGATCGACCCCCGACGCAACTCGCCGACTCGTCCCGCCTGTACCCGGAAAGGTCGATTGCCGACCAGGGTCGCCGGCTCTACATCACCGAGGGATGCTGGTACTGCCATACACAACAGGTGCGTGCCGTCGTGACCGACGTCGGGTTGGGTCGGGTGTCCGAGGCCGGTGACTACGCCCACGACCCCACGGGGACGCTCGGTTTCCGGCGACTCGGACCCGACCTGGGCCACACTCAGGAGCGGGAGACGGCCGGGAGCGCGTCGTACGTGCTCAATCACCTCATCGACCCGAGGGCGACTCGACCGTGGTCGGTGATGCCTTCCTATTCGTACCTCACCCAGGACGAGCTGACCGCGCTCGCCGCCTACGTTGCGGGGCTGAAATGA
- a CDS encoding DUF1761 domain-containing protein produces MSDRPKPGGTGDRRCGGCPLPAARYRQEERRLPAAGFDYLGEIDWLAVLAGAVAIMVFGWLWYGPLFGKKWSAATGQPVASGRPETSKLVGTFLYSFVFNIGIAYTTPLDDIEQALVFGGLVIGVLLIGSMMYSAVVWMNYKMNAYVIDLLFVALAAAISIYVQGLIIA; encoded by the coding sequence TTGAGCGATCGTCCGAAACCGGGGGGTACCGGAGACCGGCGGTGTGGGGGCTGCCCGCTACCCGCTGCCCGCTACCGGCAAGAAGAGAGACGGCTGCCGGCTGCCGGCTTCGACTATCTCGGGGAAATCGACTGGCTCGCTGTGCTGGCGGGGGCCGTCGCCATCATGGTGTTCGGTTGGCTGTGGTACGGACCACTGTTCGGCAAGAAGTGGTCCGCGGCGACCGGTCAGCCGGTGGCGTCGGGCAGGCCGGAGACAAGCAAGTTGGTTGGCACCTTCTTGTACTCGTTCGTGTTCAACATCGGCATCGCTTACACCACCCCACTCGACGACATCGAGCAAGCCCTGGTCTTTGGTGGGCTCGTCATCGGCGTCCTGCTGATCGGGTCAATGATGTACTCGGCGGTGGTGTGGATGAACTACAAGATGAATGCCTACGTCATCGACCTGCTGTTCGTGGCCCTCGCCGCGGCGATTTCGATCTACGTCCAGGGACTGATAATCGCGTAG
- a CDS encoding menaquinol-cytochrome c reductase cytochrome b subunit → MAEIPEHLLRRSAQAKAKALGVPFEQVLAEMSGGTLAAAPAAAPAAGAAAAQAPAAAPARSAPAIPEGVRTQRLLTVVKANAIQQVKREPTDKVSVWPHLVAMEFVALLVVTALLTVFSVFQDAPLLELANPNAQPNPSKAPWYFLGLQELLSYFDPQVAGVLIPGLGLAGLAAIPYVDRNRSIRPSDRKFAIMVFTFFVVASAILTTIGSFYRGPGFNFTFPWRDGIFFDL, encoded by the coding sequence ATGGCAGAAATCCCCGAACACCTACTGAGACGATCGGCGCAGGCGAAGGCGAAGGCCCTCGGCGTCCCGTTCGAGCAGGTGCTGGCAGAGATGTCCGGCGGCACCCTCGCGGCAGCCCCGGCCGCCGCACCCGCCGCAGGAGCCGCCGCCGCGCAGGCGCCGGCCGCGGCGCCGGCCCGATCCGCCCCGGCGATCCCCGAGGGTGTGCGCACCCAGCGGTTGCTGACGGTGGTGAAGGCCAACGCGATCCAGCAGGTGAAGCGAGAGCCCACCGACAAGGTGAGCGTCTGGCCTCACCTGGTGGCGATGGAATTCGTCGCGTTGCTGGTGGTGACCGCGCTGCTGACCGTCTTCTCGGTGTTCCAGGACGCGCCGCTGCTCGAGCTGGCGAACCCCAACGCCCAGCCGAACCCGTCGAAGGCACCCTGGTACTTCCTCGGCCTCCAGGAACTGCTGTCCTACTTCGACCCGCAGGTCGCCGGTGTGCTGATTCCCGGCCTGGGCTTGGCCGGGCTCGCCGCCATACCCTACGTGGACCGCAACCGCTCCATCCGGCCCTCCGACCGCAAGTTCGCCATCATGGTGTTCACCTTCTTCGTGGTGGCTTCGGCGATCCTGACCACCATCGGGTCGTTCTATCGAGGGCCCGGGTTCAACTTCACCTTCCCCTGGCGTGACGGAATCTTCTTCGACCTATGA
- a CDS encoding NADH-quinone oxidoreductase subunit B family protein yields the protein MARPSAPPNFLTAVLGKAVGWARTRSMWPASFGLACCAIEMMATGAAHNDLARFGMEVFRASPRQADLMIVAGRVSQKMAPVLRQVYDQMAEPKWVISMGACASTGGMFNNYALVQGVDQVVPVDVYVPGCPPGPQGLIHGILTLQNRISAGEYAIR from the coding sequence ATGGCTCGCCCGTCGGCGCCGCCGAATTTCCTCACGGCGGTACTGGGCAAGGCCGTCGGCTGGGCCCGAACCCGCTCGATGTGGCCCGCATCCTTCGGACTGGCGTGCTGTGCGATCGAGATGATGGCCACCGGGGCCGCCCACAACGACCTGGCCCGCTTCGGCATGGAGGTCTTCCGAGCCTCTCCCCGCCAGGCCGATCTGATGATCGTCGCCGGCCGGGTGTCACAGAAGATGGCCCCGGTTCTCCGCCAGGTGTACGACCAGATGGCCGAACCCAAGTGGGTCATTTCGATGGGGGCTTGTGCTTCCACGGGCGGCATGTTCAACAACTACGCGTTGGTGCAGGGGGTCGATCAGGTGGTTCCGGTCGACGTGTATGTGCCCGGATGCCCGCCCGGACCGCAGGGACTGATCCACGGGATCCTCACGCTGCAGAACCGCATCAGCGCGGGGGAGTACGCGATCCGATGA